From Elusimicrobiota bacterium, a single genomic window includes:
- a CDS encoding type IV toxin-antitoxin system AbiEi family antitoxin domain-containing protein, producing MKWIEIDRKLARSGLRAFTGREFLSVTGATPIAGKFLLIRYTKRGLLQRLKRGLYAVASRPPAKWSLANRLYQPSYISLESALSYHGVIPETVYSVTSVTTKSTREFDVAGTSYSFRTIKRCAFSGYRAIEVEGQSVLLAEKPKALADYLYFSYLKKTRLNSRLRLKEVDRRDLLRCLADFKHPGLMEWFKNDLKIADNGTQR from the coding sequence ATGAAATGGATTGAGATCGACAGGAAACTCGCGCGATCGGGTCTGCGCGCATTCACCGGGAGAGAATTCCTCAGCGTCACCGGTGCCACGCCCATCGCGGGCAAGTTCCTGCTGATTCGCTACACGAAGCGCGGCCTCCTGCAGCGCCTCAAGCGCGGGCTATACGCGGTCGCTAGCCGGCCACCCGCCAAATGGTCGCTGGCGAACCGGCTCTATCAGCCCTCCTACATATCCCTCGAATCGGCGCTATCCTACCACGGCGTCATCCCGGAAACGGTCTACTCAGTCACCTCGGTCACGACCAAGAGCACGCGCGAATTCGACGTGGCGGGAACCAGCTACAGCTTCCGCACGATCAAGCGATGCGCGTTCTCCGGATACCGTGCGATCGAAGTGGAGGGACAATCCGTGCTGCTCGCCGAGAAGCCCAAAGCTCTCGCCGACTACCTCTACTTCTCCTATTTGAAGAAAACACGGCTCAACAGCCGCTTGCGCCTGAAGGAGGTCGATCGCCGCGACCTCCTGCGATGCCTAGCGGATTTCAAGCACCCTGGGCTCATGGAGTGGTTCAAGAATGATCTCAAGATCGCAGATAACGGAACTCAGCGCTAG
- a CDS encoding nucleotidyl transferase AbiEii/AbiGii toxin family protein has protein sequence MISRSQITELSASWQTQELNVAREYVQHVLLSVLFQLKGPEAKLAFKGGTALRLLHASPRFSEDLDFTAWVKPFHIGEWIKEAAKQAGLAGLDFKMLESNETSGGWFALMETKIHDWPVRIEWNVSLRAGGKSAPHETMLVTTPLWPPYSVTALATDEMVYEKIEALLRRKEPRDFYDLYYLIRGRFGIKRIVAAKKNLLREAAALNAREVERELKEFLPRSQWAVIKQLRQILTQELERL, from the coding sequence ATGATCTCAAGATCGCAGATAACGGAACTCAGCGCTAGCTGGCAGACGCAGGAGCTGAACGTGGCGCGGGAGTACGTCCAGCACGTGCTCCTGTCCGTCCTGTTCCAGCTCAAGGGCCCCGAAGCCAAGCTCGCCTTCAAGGGGGGGACGGCTCTTCGTCTCCTGCACGCCAGTCCTCGGTTCTCCGAGGACCTCGACTTCACGGCTTGGGTCAAGCCGTTCCACATCGGAGAGTGGATCAAGGAAGCGGCCAAGCAGGCGGGCCTCGCGGGCTTGGACTTCAAGATGCTCGAGTCGAACGAGACCTCGGGCGGCTGGTTCGCGCTCATGGAGACTAAAATCCACGATTGGCCGGTGAGGATCGAATGGAACGTGTCCCTGCGCGCGGGCGGCAAGTCGGCGCCGCATGAGACGATGCTCGTGACGACGCCGCTGTGGCCGCCCTACTCGGTGACCGCGCTCGCGACCGACGAGATGGTCTACGAGAAGATCGAGGCCCTGCTCCGGCGCAAGGAGCCCCGCGACTTCTACGATCTCTACTACTTGATCAGGGGACGTTTTGGAATCAAGAGGATCGTTGCGGCCAAGAAAAATCTACTGAGGGAAGCCGCCGCTCTCAATGCGAGAGAGGTCGAGCGCGAGCTCAAAGAATTCCTGCCCCGCAGCCAGTGGGCCGTCATCAAGCAGTTGCGGCAGATCTTGACGCAGGAACTGGAGCGGCTCTGA